Proteins encoded in a region of the Acidobacteriota bacterium genome:
- a CDS encoding DUF1232 domain-containing protein, whose translation MSKSKTISADEARPVKRKREAKGRMRNFLMFLPNMVVLLGRLLKDARVPTGEKALFLAAIVYVISPIDLIPDIFPFIGQVDDIYVVALSLLRLVNRTDEEVVRRHWTGGGDIVSLADSIASIAPMLLPKRVSRVLTSRVELAESGKLLGNIANRNAPVMVELPEPDSRPVVESGSRMPS comes from the coding sequence ATGAGCAAGAGCAAAACCATCTCTGCCGACGAGGCACGACCCGTTAAGCGGAAGCGCGAGGCCAAGGGCCGGATGCGCAATTTCCTTATGTTCCTGCCGAACATGGTCGTCCTGCTCGGCCGGCTCCTAAAGGATGCGAGGGTTCCGACCGGGGAAAAAGCACTCTTCCTGGCCGCGATCGTTTATGTGATCTCGCCCATCGATCTGATACCGGACATTTTCCCCTTCATTGGCCAGGTAGATGATATCTACGTGGTCGCTCTCTCCTTACTGCGTTTGGTCAATCGGACGGACGAAGAGGTCGTCCGGCGACATTGGACAGGCGGCGGCGACATAGTTTCGCTGGCGGATTCCATCGCGAGCATTGCCCCGATGCTCTTGCCGAAGCGTGTTTCGCGAGTGCTCACCTCGCGGGTCGAACTCGCCGAGAGCGGAAAGCTGCTCGGCAACATTGCTAACCGAAATGCCCCGGTAATGGTCGAGCTGCCGGAGCCGGACAGCCGGCCGGTGGTCGAGTCCGGTTCGCGAATGCCCAGCTAG
- a CDS encoding ATP-dependent Clp protease ATP-binding subunit — translation MFERYSERSRRVIFFARYEALQYGSQVIAPEHLLLGLMREDKTVGARFFPYRRSISVEAIRRDVEERIAIRDRIPQSAELHLSPEAKKVLFWASEESRHLKSTKIRPEHLLAGLLREEKTVSAEILFKYGVRVEDVRDEIVRQTSKPIPAPPAATQGQPGEQKQAGLAEYTRDLTAEAQQGKLDPLVGRGPETERLIEILCRRTKNNPVLIGESGVGKTAIIEGLAQRIVDRAVPTFLENKRILSLDLSALVAGTKYRGQFEERLKKVMAEVRQEPEVIIFIDEIHTLVGAGSAEGTLDAANILKPALSRGEMQCIGATTPAEYRKSIERDRALERRFQAVQVDPPSEADALEIIRGIVDRYEAFHQVRYTRTAIEAAVSQSNRYITDRFLPDKAIDLLDEAGSRAKLRYQQESSAEPSWKEAVESWKRVAANEDQLISYELRNIEQSLGAVEVTKDDVDDVVARWTGIPVASIRAEESKKLLEIEAELHKRVIAQRPAISALARAIRRSRAGLKNPSRPVGSFLFLGPTGVGKTEVAKSLAEYLFASERSLIRFDMSEFMEKHSVSKFIGSPPGYVGHEEGGQLTEKLRRSPYSVVLFDEIEKAHPDVANLLLQVFEDGTLTDAQGTVVDCRNAIFIMTSNIGARSIQKRGKLGFQAGVDASREKLEEQVMSEVKQAFAPEFINRLDEVIIFDELTDADLEMIIELEIGRLNLRLAGRDMTLRLTDEARRWFIDKTCADRTYGARPLKRAIQRYIEDELSEALIQGEISELSDVEVAVKDGTLNIREVLPAGLEEQFQRAGKA, via the coding sequence ATGTTCGAACGCTATTCAGAACGTTCACGCAGGGTGATCTTTTTTGCCCGTTATGAAGCACTTCAATACGGGTCGCAGGTCATCGCCCCCGAGCATCTCTTGCTCGGCCTCATGCGTGAAGATAAAACGGTCGGCGCACGATTCTTCCCTTACCGAAGATCGATCTCCGTTGAAGCGATTCGCCGCGATGTTGAGGAGCGGATCGCCATACGCGACCGCATTCCGCAGTCGGCCGAGCTTCACCTTTCGCCCGAGGCAAAGAAGGTGCTTTTCTGGGCGAGCGAGGAAAGCCGCCACTTAAAAAGCACAAAGATCCGCCCCGAGCATCTGCTTGCCGGCCTGCTCCGCGAGGAGAAGACCGTCTCGGCGGAGATACTTTTCAAATACGGCGTTCGGGTCGAGGATGTCCGCGATGAGATCGTCCGACAGACCTCCAAGCCGATACCCGCACCGCCGGCCGCCACTCAAGGCCAGCCGGGCGAGCAGAAACAAGCCGGACTCGCCGAGTATACGCGGGACCTGACAGCCGAGGCACAGCAAGGCAAGCTTGACCCGCTGGTCGGCCGCGGTCCCGAGACCGAACGCCTTATCGAGATCCTCTGCCGCCGAACGAAGAACAATCCCGTGCTTATCGGCGAATCCGGTGTTGGCAAGACAGCGATAATCGAAGGGCTTGCCCAGCGGATCGTTGACCGAGCGGTCCCGACCTTTCTTGAAAACAAACGCATACTTTCGCTCGACCTTTCAGCACTGGTCGCCGGTACGAAGTACCGCGGGCAGTTTGAGGAACGCCTCAAGAAAGTGATGGCAGAGGTGCGGCAAGAGCCCGAGGTCATCATCTTCATCGACGAAATTCACACACTGGTCGGAGCAGGCTCGGCCGAGGGCACGCTCGATGCGGCAAACATCTTAAAACCGGCACTTTCACGCGGCGAGATGCAATGCATCGGCGCGACAACGCCCGCCGAATACCGCAAATCGATCGAACGCGACAGGGCGCTCGAGCGGCGATTTCAGGCCGTTCAGGTCGATCCGCCGAGCGAGGCCGACGCGCTTGAGATCATCCGCGGCATCGTTGACCGCTACGAAGCATTTCATCAGGTCCGCTACACGCGTACAGCCATCGAGGCGGCGGTTTCGCAGTCGAACCGCTACATCACCGATCGCTTTCTGCCGGACAAAGCCATTGACCTGCTTGATGAAGCAGGCTCGCGTGCCAAGCTCCGCTATCAGCAGGAAAGCTCGGCTGAGCCTTCGTGGAAAGAGGCGGTCGAAAGCTGGAAGCGCGTCGCTGCGAATGAAGATCAGCTTATCTCGTATGAGCTTCGCAACATCGAGCAATCGCTCGGTGCGGTCGAGGTGACAAAAGACGATGTTGACGATGTTGTCGCCCGCTGGACCGGCATTCCGGTAGCGTCGATCCGTGCAGAAGAATCGAAGAAGCTGCTTGAGATCGAGGCCGAGCTTCACAAACGCGTCATTGCCCAGCGGCCGGCCATTTCCGCACTCGCGAGGGCGATCCGCCGCTCGCGTGCGGGGCTCAAGAATCCGAGCCGCCCGGTCGGTTCGTTCCTTTTCCTCGGGCCGACAGGCGTCGGAAAGACCGAGGTCGCAAAAAGCCTTGCCGAATATCTTTTCGCCTCGGAGCGTTCGCTCATCCGCTTTGATATGAGCGAATTTATGGAAAAGCATTCGGTCTCGAAATTCATCGGCTCGCCTCCCGGATACGTCGGGCATGAAGAAGGCGGACAGCTCACTGAAAAGCTTCGCCGCTCGCCTTACTCGGTAGTGCTCTTTGACGAGATCGAGAAAGCGCATCCGGACGTAGCGAACCTTTTGCTGCAGGTCTTTGAGGACGGAACGCTGACCGATGCCCAGGGGACGGTGGTCGATTGCCGCAACGCGATCTTTATAATGACCTCGAACATCGGCGCCCGTTCGATACAGAAACGCGGAAAACTCGGCTTTCAGGCCGGCGTGGATGCTTCGCGTGAAAAACTCGAGGAACAGGTAATGAGCGAGGTAAAGCAGGCATTTGCGCCGGAGTTCATCAACCGGCTTGACGAAGTAATAATCTTTGACGAGCTCACCGATGCCGACCTTGAAATGATAATCGAGCTTGAGATCGGACGGCTCAATTTACGGCTGGCCGGCCGCGATATGACGCTTCGGCTGACGGACGAGGCCCGCCGCTGGTTCATCGATAAGACCTGCGCCGACCGCACTTACGGTGCGAGGCCGCTGAAGCGTGCGATCCAGCGATACATCGAGGACGAGCTTTCCGAAGCTCTCATCCAGGGCGAGATCTCGGAGCTGAGCGACGTTGAGGTCGCGGTGAAGGATGGCACGCTGAACATCCGCGAAGTTCTGCCCGCCGGGCTTGAAGAGCAGTTTCAGCGAGCCGGAAAGGCATAA
- a CDS encoding OmpH family outer membrane protein, translating to MKKVLFLAVTLVFAGVFAAPAYSQGTTGAAAGSKMGWIDTRFFGDEKEGIKRLAAAYLALEKEAQPKEQELVGIQNRLQAIATEINTIRTAAAAPNAPPFNPRTITDKQDEAARLQREGEFKKKEFDAFLEKRSGELLGPVNQDIVQRISDFAKQKGYTVVFDISKMAEAGAILHLDPSTDITKEFITFYNARPATAQR from the coding sequence ATGAAAAAAGTACTATTTTTAGCAGTAACGTTGGTTTTTGCGGGTGTATTCGCCGCTCCGGCCTATTCGCAGGGCACGACGGGAGCAGCAGCGGGCAGCAAGATGGGCTGGATCGATACCCGTTTCTTTGGCGATGAGAAAGAAGGCATCAAGCGGCTGGCCGCAGCCTACCTCGCTCTTGAAAAAGAGGCACAGCCGAAAGAGCAGGAACTCGTCGGCATTCAGAACCGCCTTCAGGCGATCGCGACCGAGATCAACACTATTCGGACTGCCGCCGCTGCCCCGAACGCACCGCCGTTCAACCCGCGGACCATCACCGATAAACAGGACGAAGCCGCTCGGCTTCAGCGTGAAGGCGAGTTCAAAAAGAAGGAATTCGACGCCTTTCTCGAAAAGCGGTCAGGCGAGCTCCTTGGCCCGGTCAATCAGGACATCGTCCAGCGAATCAGTGATTTTGCAAAGCAGAAGGGATATACTGTCGTTTTCGACATCTCGAAAATGGCGGAGGCCGGTGCGATCTTGCACCTCGACCCCTCGACCGATATCACGAAGGAATTCATTACCTTCTACAACGCACGCCCGGCAACGGCTCAGCGGTAG
- the bamA gene encoding outer membrane protein assembly factor BamA has protein sequence MQKVSAFGLALLSLTFMALPLRAAAGDETRAETPVPAVANEQQIVESVDIQGNRRLRDEDLLYYIRTRPGDVYDPAALERDLRELLSLNFFDKTATRVLTTDGVRGGINVIFEVREWPIIRDLQFRGLKAVQESDVLKAFREQRAGISKEAVYDPVKARGATRILRELLASRGYPNATVKIEEEEVSATSIAVTFAIEQGFRSRIVEIAFEGNENFKDGELRNALELVRETGLISRFQGQDILDMQKLQFDLQKNVRSYMFSKGYFQARIGDPVVEGLGVKRTSFIPFIVLPLPLISSKDDTLKITVPITEGKIFRVGELKVEGNSIYSEEQILGAVGLKKGEIANGKRLQDAVYEDLKQVYGNQGFVNYNAEFEPNFRDNPDNPNEGIVDITILIEEGKQFSLRRLEFTGNTFTRDRVLRREFLLNEGDIYNQRALEISLARVNQTQYFDPIDKDQDVETRTDEDQGDVDLVVKVKEKGRQQISFNGGVSGIGGSFFGLEYSTNNLAGRGEVLSLAFGAGNRQQSFQLSYQEPYFRDRPISVGASLFASRYKFFGEGTFLTQNANVLEDLFNPFGQVVTDESNLFTQTTIGGSLFATAPLSELFFKKRPFSTFSRVGLSYSLTSTSISDPPINESADPAARIPIIYRQPGIITSRVTGSFVYDTRQPAANGIDTNSGTQLSLSLAFAGLGGDVRTYQPNITFSKFIPVRRKNSRNPEVFAFRILAGTVGSWSTSQAVRDANSISFIGGVPIFERYFLGSENDVRGYNSRAIGPIAPFDTYVTTRNVSVATNPVGTPTPITGFPTGSPIPSQIAAIGQLTGPDGANPALFSRNFRFIGGDTQLLGNFEYRIPIFGPATLAAFADIGTVFNLRKSGTQRINSEFLNDDVFLGAGRITALGLINTPVLESSFGSILYYRGRVMTKTDFVNEFCRGNRFGCPTSLSPEVQQFFLRGEAQQNSLLRVDDAAFSKIGDFKATVGLELRVQVPVVNVPFRLIYYYNPNGKFGFTEDLPGIFLPGQRSGFRFTVGRTF, from the coding sequence ATGCAGAAAGTGAGCGCGTTCGGATTGGCTCTATTAAGCCTGACATTCATGGCTCTCCCGCTCAGAGCTGCCGCAGGCGACGAGACACGAGCGGAAACGCCTGTTCCCGCCGTGGCCAACGAACAGCAGATCGTCGAATCGGTAGATATTCAGGGAAACCGCCGTCTTCGCGATGAGGACCTGCTTTATTACATTCGCACACGCCCCGGCGATGTTTACGACCCGGCGGCTCTTGAACGCGATCTACGCGAACTTCTCTCGCTCAACTTTTTTGATAAAACAGCAACCCGCGTTCTGACGACCGACGGTGTTCGCGGCGGCATCAACGTGATCTTTGAGGTCCGCGAGTGGCCTATCATCCGCGACCTTCAGTTTCGCGGGCTCAAGGCCGTGCAAGAATCCGACGTGCTCAAGGCTTTTCGCGAACAGCGGGCCGGTATTTCGAAGGAAGCCGTTTACGACCCCGTAAAGGCACGTGGTGCGACCCGCATCCTTCGCGAACTGCTTGCCTCCCGCGGCTACCCGAACGCGACCGTAAAGATAGAGGAAGAAGAGGTTTCGGCCACCTCTATCGCCGTCACGTTTGCTATCGAACAAGGCTTCCGCTCGCGGATCGTTGAGATAGCCTTTGAAGGCAACGAGAACTTCAAGGACGGCGAGCTGCGAAACGCGCTTGAGCTTGTAAGAGAGACCGGCCTTATTTCGCGCTTTCAAGGACAGGACATTCTTGATATGCAGAAGCTGCAGTTTGACCTGCAGAAGAATGTTCGCTCGTACATGTTCTCAAAGGGCTATTTTCAGGCCCGCATCGGTGACCCGGTCGTCGAAGGCCTCGGCGTAAAGCGGACCAGCTTCATTCCGTTCATCGTTCTGCCGCTTCCGCTTATTTCATCAAAGGACGACACACTCAAGATCACCGTGCCGATAACCGAAGGCAAGATCTTCCGCGTTGGCGAACTGAAAGTCGAGGGCAACTCGATCTATTCCGAGGAGCAGATCCTTGGGGCGGTCGGGCTGAAAAAAGGCGAGATCGCAAATGGCAAGCGTCTGCAGGACGCGGTTTACGAAGACCTCAAGCAGGTCTACGGAAACCAAGGCTTCGTTAATTACAACGCCGAGTTCGAGCCGAATTTCCGCGACAACCCGGACAATCCGAACGAGGGTATCGTCGATATCACGATTCTCATTGAGGAAGGAAAGCAGTTCTCGCTCCGTCGGCTCGAATTTACCGGAAATACGTTTACTCGCGATCGAGTGCTCCGCCGTGAATTTCTTTTGAACGAAGGCGACATCTATAACCAGCGGGCACTTGAGATCTCGCTAGCCCGTGTCAACCAGACGCAGTACTTCGACCCGATCGACAAGGACCAGGACGTAGAAACGCGGACGGACGAAGACCAGGGCGACGTTGACCTCGTCGTCAAGGTCAAGGAAAAAGGCCGCCAGCAGATATCTTTCAACGGAGGCGTCTCGGGCATCGGCGGCTCATTCTTCGGGCTTGAATATTCGACCAATAACCTCGCCGGCCGCGGAGAGGTTCTTTCGCTCGCTTTCGGTGCGGGCAACCGCCAGCAGAGCTTCCAGCTTTCTTATCAGGAGCCGTACTTCCGCGACCGCCCGATCTCGGTCGGCGCCTCGCTTTTCGCCTCGCGATACAAGTTCTTCGGCGAGGGTACGTTCCTGACGCAGAATGCGAACGTACTCGAGGATCTCTTTAACCCATTTGGCCAGGTCGTTACTGATGAGAGTAATCTCTTTACCCAGACAACTATCGGTGGTTCGCTCTTTGCGACGGCACCGCTTTCCGAACTCTTTTTCAAGAAGCGACCGTTCTCGACCTTCTCGCGCGTCGGGCTTTCGTATTCGCTGACGAGCACTTCGATCTCCGATCCGCCGATCAATGAGTCGGCAGACCCGGCGGCACGGATCCCGATCATCTATCGTCAGCCGGGCATTATCACCAGCCGCGTGACCGGATCTTTTGTTTACGATACGCGGCAGCCGGCGGCAAATGGCATCGACACAAACAGCGGCACCCAGCTTTCGCTTTCGCTCGCATTTGCCGGCCTCGGCGGCGACGTGCGGACCTATCAGCCGAACATCACATTTTCAAAGTTCATCCCGGTCCGCCGCAAGAACAGCCGAAATCCGGAAGTGTTCGCATTCCGCATCCTCGCCGGAACGGTCGGAAGCTGGTCGACAAGCCAGGCCGTCCGCGACGCAAACTCGATCTCGTTCATCGGCGGCGTGCCGATCTTTGAGCGTTACTTCCTCGGCAGCGAAAATGACGTCCGCGGCTATAACTCGCGAGCCATCGGGCCGATCGCACCGTTCGATACGTACGTGACGACGCGGAACGTTTCCGTCGCGACCAACCCTGTTGGCACGCCGACACCGATCACGGGCTTCCCGACCGGTTCTCCGATCCCGAGTCAGATCGCCGCCATCGGCCAGTTGACCGGCCCGGACGGAGCGAACCCTGCACTCTTTTCACGCAATTTCCGCTTTATCGGCGGCGATACGCAGTTGCTCGGCAACTTTGAATACCGCATTCCGATCTTTGGCCCGGCGACGCTGGCGGCATTTGCGGATATCGGAACGGTCTTTAACCTTCGGAAATCGGGAACTCAGCGGATCAATAGTGAATTTTTAAACGACGACGTTTTCCTCGGGGCTGGCCGCATTACGGCACTCGGGCTGATCAATACGCCCGTACTCGAAAGCAGCTTTGGCAGCATTCTTTACTACCGCGGCCGTGTGATGACGAAGACCGACTTCGTTAACGAATTCTGCCGCGGTAACCGATTCGGCTGCCCGACCTCGCTTTCACCCGAAGTGCAGCAGTTTTTCCTTCGCGGCGAGGCCCAGCAGAATTCGCTGCTTCGCGTGGATGATGCCGCATTCAGCAAGATCGGCGACTTTAAGGCAACGGTCGGGCTTGAACTTCGCGTTCAGGTGCCGGTGGTCAATGTCCCCTTCCGGTTGATCTACTACTACAACCCGAACGGTAAGTTTGGGTTTACGGAAGATCTGCCGGGAATTTTTCTACCGGGACAACGGAGCGGTTTCAGGTTTACGGTCGGCCGCACATTTTAA
- the fabZ gene encoding 3-hydroxyacyl-ACP dehydratase FabZ — protein MAIYDSIAIQEILPHRYPFLLVDKIIELEPRVRIVGIKQVTTNEQFFQGHFPGVPVMPGVLQIEALAQVGAILALREFEDRDEKIPYFSGIENAKFRRPVVPGDTLRLEVTALRIGSRIQKMRGVATVDGNVATEAIITSVIAPRTPKE, from the coding sequence ATGGCCATTTACGATTCGATAGCGATCCAAGAGATACTTCCGCACCGTTATCCCTTCTTGCTCGTTGATAAGATCATCGAGCTTGAGCCCCGCGTCCGGATAGTCGGCATCAAGCAGGTAACGACGAACGAGCAATTCTTCCAAGGCCACTTTCCGGGCGTTCCGGTAATGCCCGGAGTTTTGCAGATCGAGGCACTTGCGCAGGTCGGTGCGATCCTTGCCCTTCGCGAGTTTGAGGACCGCGACGAAAAGATCCCCTATTTCAGCGGCATCGAGAATGCGAAGTTTCGTCGCCCGGTCGTCCCGGGCGATACGCTCCGGCTTGAGGTCACGGCCCTCCGGATCGGGTCGCGCATTCAGAAGATGCGGGGCGTGGCGACCGTTGACGGAAACGTCGCGACCGAGGCGATAATCACAAGCGTGATCGCACCGCGAACGCCTAAGGAGTAA
- a CDS encoding VCBS repeat-containing protein — translation MLKSVIRSGVWAVAVFAFVTISVGRVHAQQKFVASLSGLQVVPVSASFGRGFCSAVLDAQGTGFNLDCSYSGVAAGTSFTLHRNTAVGQTAAPVFSLPLADQSGSFGLSLGSSGDVAGEFRSNRWYAQISSAGFPAGEIRGQFKLANGTYNDYDGDGRTDLQVYRNSVNTFFALRSTDGGYLEQRLGEPGDSVSLTVDWDGDARSDFSTARYASEVFWRILPSSTNVLETTQWGSSSLSDFFAAADYDGDGRFDIAVFRGGVWYIIESSTGSVRYEYWGQPGDVPAPNDFDGDGTADLAIARSEGGLRYWWVRNSSDGSVSVIQWGLSNDAFFTGRSDFDGDGKADLLVIRNQSGQRFFYIRRSSDGSMSVIPWGLSSDVVKLGDYDGDGRTDPAVTRAIDGQRVFFILQSSTGQPRIETFGLQGDF, via the coding sequence ATGTTGAAATCAGTGATCCGGTCCGGTGTTTGGGCCGTTGCGGTTTTTGCTTTTGTGACGATCTCGGTTGGACGCGTTCACGCCCAGCAGAAGTTCGTTGCGTCGCTTTCAGGCCTTCAGGTGGTTCCGGTCAGTGCATCTTTCGGCAGAGGATTTTGCTCCGCTGTGCTTGATGCTCAGGGCACCGGTTTCAACCTTGATTGTTCGTATTCCGGCGTGGCTGCTGGGACCTCTTTCACACTCCATCGAAATACGGCTGTCGGGCAGACGGCGGCGCCGGTGTTCTCTTTGCCACTTGCCGATCAAAGCGGCAGCTTCGGGCTTAGTCTTGGAAGCAGCGGTGACGTTGCTGGTGAGTTCCGCTCGAACCGCTGGTATGCACAGATATCGTCGGCGGGGTTTCCCGCGGGCGAGATCCGAGGCCAATTTAAACTCGCGAACGGCACTTACAACGACTACGACGGTGACGGCCGGACCGACCTGCAGGTCTATCGCAACTCGGTGAACACCTTCTTCGCTCTTCGCAGCACCGACGGCGGTTACCTCGAACAGCGGCTCGGCGAACCGGGCGACTCGGTCTCGCTGACGGTCGATTGGGACGGCGATGCCCGCTCCGATTTCTCTACCGCACGTTACGCCTCGGAGGTCTTCTGGCGGATCTTGCCGAGTTCGACGAACGTACTCGAAACGACGCAATGGGGCAGTTCATCGCTCAGCGACTTCTTCGCGGCGGCGGATTACGACGGCGACGGCCGATTTGATATCGCTGTTTTCCGCGGCGGCGTTTGGTACATTATCGAAAGCTCGACCGGCTCCGTTCGCTATGAATATTGGGGACAGCCCGGCGATGTTCCTGCCCCGAACGATTTTGACGGTGACGGCACGGCAGACCTCGCCATCGCCCGAAGCGAAGGCGGCCTGCGATATTGGTGGGTCAGGAACAGTTCGGACGGATCCGTCAGCGTTATCCAATGGGGCTTAAGCAACGACGCCTTTTTCACCGGCCGGAGCGATTTCGACGGCGACGGAAAGGCCGATCTTCTGGTCATCCGCAACCAGAGCGGCCAGCGTTTCTTCTACATCCGCCGAAGCTCCGACGGGTCGATGTCTGTCATCCCGTGGGGACTTTCAAGCGATGTGGTAAAGCTCGGCGATTATGACGGCGACGGCCGCACGGACCCGGCCGTAACTCGTGCCATCGACGGCCAGCGTGTTTTTTTCATTCTGCAAAGTTCAACTGGCCAACCGCGGATAGAGACATTCGGCCTGCAAGGGGATTTTTAG
- a CDS encoding FAD-binding protein, which produces MFESIHFESAGRTTTNASRPDVLDRLRAIVGEENVVVDPERVEPYGADAVKEKFPPEAVVFPATTAEMAAILKLANEVVFPATARGGGVGYTGGAVPVEGGIVIGTDRMKQIIEINADDLYITCQPGLTTFEVQQAAAEVGLMFAPDPASYKDSFIGGNIAENAGGMRTPKYGVTKHHVLGLEVVTAQGDIIRTGGRTVKNVVGFDLTSLMCGSEGMLGIITEATLKLLPMPEATSTVRANFTSMEAACKVLTKFTPLGILPMAMEVIDKFCVAAVEENFAFGLSKEAEAILLVAVDGSREEVGRQAIIIEKIIAENGGFDVLRARSKEEEDKLWDVRRAISPSLMKYGTLKINEDVVVPRSKVPELVARIEQIGKTHDTFVANFGHAGDGNIHVNFVVDRNDPAAIARARECVAETFQLSVELGGTISGEHGIGYVKSQYMHYAIDRPTLEIMQAIKNAFDPKGILNPGKMFV; this is translated from the coding sequence ATGTTCGAGTCTATCCATTTTGAATCCGCCGGCCGCACGACGACCAATGCGTCGCGGCCTGATGTTCTTGACCGCCTGCGGGCAATCGTCGGTGAAGAGAATGTCGTCGTTGATCCTGAACGGGTCGAGCCCTATGGCGCGGACGCGGTAAAGGAGAAGTTTCCGCCCGAAGCCGTCGTCTTTCCCGCAACGACCGCCGAGATGGCTGCCATACTGAAGCTCGCAAACGAGGTCGTCTTTCCCGCTACGGCACGCGGCGGCGGCGTCGGTTACACGGGTGGTGCGGTTCCGGTCGAAGGCGGCATCGTCATCGGCACGGACCGGATGAAGCAGATCATCGAGATAAACGCCGATGACCTCTACATCACCTGCCAGCCGGGACTCACTACCTTTGAAGTGCAGCAAGCCGCGGCCGAGGTCGGGCTGATGTTCGCACCCGATCCGGCGAGTTATAAGGATTCATTCATCGGCGGAAACATCGCCGAAAACGCCGGCGGAATGCGGACGCCGAAGTACGGCGTGACCAAGCACCACGTTCTCGGGCTCGAGGTAGTAACGGCCCAGGGTGACATCATCCGCACCGGCGGGCGGACCGTTAAGAACGTCGTCGGCTTTGACCTTACGAGCCTGATGTGCGGCTCGGAAGGCATGCTCGGCATCATCACCGAAGCGACGCTGAAGCTTCTGCCGATGCCCGAGGCGACCTCGACCGTTCGTGCAAATTTCACCTCGATGGAGGCGGCCTGCAAGGTGCTCACCAAATTTACGCCGCTCGGCATCCTACCGATGGCGATGGAGGTCATCGACAAGTTCTGCGTCGCGGCGGTCGAAGAAAATTTCGCCTTCGGGCTCTCGAAAGAGGCCGAAGCGATACTGCTTGTAGCCGTCGATGGATCCCGCGAGGAGGTCGGGCGGCAGGCTATCATCATCGAGAAGATCATCGCGGAGAATGGCGGTTTCGACGTCCTCCGTGCCCGCTCGAAAGAAGAGGAAGACAAGCTCTGGGACGTCCGCCGGGCGATCAGCCCGAGCCTGATGAAATATGGCACGCTGAAGATAAACGAGGACGTCGTCGTGCCGCGGTCAAAGGTGCCTGAACTCGTCGCCCGCATCGAGCAGATCGGCAAAACGCACGACACCTTCGTCGCCAATTTCGGCCATGCCGGCGATGGCAACATCCATGTCAATTTCGTAGTTGACCGCAACGATCCCGCTGCCATCGCCCGAGCCCGCGAGTGCGTCGCCGAGACCTTTCAGCTCTCCGTTGAACTCGGCGGCACCATCTCCGGCGAGCACGGCATCGGCTACGTCAAGTCGCAATACATGCACTACGCCATCGACCGCCCGACGCTCGAGATAATGCAAGCGATCAAAAATGCCTTCGACCCCAAAGGCATCCTAAACCCAGGCAAGATGTTTGTTTAG
- the lpxA gene encoding acyl-ACP--UDP-N-acetylglucosamine O-acyltransferase, whose product MTFIHQTAIVAPEAELGADCYIGPFCTVGEEVRLGEGVRLDSHVVVGGRTSIGRGTHIFPFASVGLAPQDLKYGGEETETSIGEENQIREFVTIHRGTAGGGGRTRIGDRNLLMAQAHVAHDCQVGNDVIMANAATLAGHVEIADRANVGAYSGVHQFCRVGREAFVGGYSVVVKDAPPFAIIQGNHAKCFGLNRVGMRRRGYAKEVIENLNHAYRLLLSSKLNTTQALERIREEISGCEEVDLLVEFIESSKRGVVL is encoded by the coding sequence ATGACCTTCATCCATCAAACGGCGATCGTCGCCCCTGAGGCCGAGCTCGGTGCGGACTGCTACATTGGGCCGTTTTGCACGGTCGGCGAGGAAGTTCGGCTTGGGGAAGGTGTCCGGCTTGATTCACATGTGGTCGTCGGCGGGCGAACATCGATAGGCCGCGGAACCCATATCTTCCCTTTTGCTTCCGTAGGGCTCGCCCCGCAGGACCTGAAATATGGCGGCGAAGAAACCGAGACCTCGATCGGCGAGGAGAACCAGATACGGGAATTCGTTACGATCCATCGCGGCACGGCCGGCGGCGGCGGGCGGACACGCATCGGCGATCGCAATCTGCTGATGGCACAGGCCCACGTGGCCCACGACTGCCAGGTCGGGAACGATGTGATAATGGCGAACGCGGCCACGCTCGCCGGGCACGTTGAGATCGCCGACCGGGCGAACGTCGGGGCATATTCGGGTGTGCACCAATTTTGCCGCGTCGGCCGCGAGGCGTTTGTCGGCGGGTATTCGGTGGTGGTTAAGGACGCTCCGCCTTTCGCCATAATCCAGGGCAACCATGCCAAATGCTTTGGCCTCAATCGCGTCGGTATGCGGCGCCGCGGCTACGCAAAAGAGGTCATCGAAAATCTGAACCACGCCTACCGGCTGCTGCTTTCCTCAAAGCTAAACACCACGCAGGCACTCGAACGCATCCGTGAAGAGATCAGCGGTTGCGAAGAGGTGGACCTCCTGGTCGAGTTCATCGAATCATCAAAACGCGGGGTCGTGCTCTAA